Sequence from the Erythrolamprus reginae isolate rEryReg1 chromosome Z, rEryReg1.hap1, whole genome shotgun sequence genome:
ggtcttgtttgttcagcttgtatttggtgttttctttttgccaatgtgtagcacagagcatttgttggttgagatttggagttgccagatgtttgccTGCTTAATCTCCacgggaggcagtgtatggggaGCGGCGGagaaatctacttactttccctaccactTCAGAGGAGCATGTACACGGGCCACCATCGCATGCACGTTTTCACCCTCTTCACATGTACATGTGCAAAGGCTTTTGTGCATGTGAGaagagttaaaaacaagaaaatggcaaaAACCATGTGGGTGGGCAAAGCCTCGTGCTGctaaaccggtagcatttcatccctgaatGGGAGTTTTATCCGGCCATTGGGTACATTGAGCATTGcgtgtaataacaacaacaacatagtcggaagggaccttggaggtcttctagtccaaccccctgcttaggcaggaaactttacaccacttcagacagatggttatccaacatcttcttttaaagttccagtgttggagcattcacaagttctatgtttctatgtttctatgttttctggaggcaagctgttccatagattaattgttctaactgtcaggaaatttctccttagttctaggttgcttctatccttgtttagttttcattcattgcttcttgtcctgccctcaggtgctttggagaataggttgactccctcttcttggtggcaacccctgagatattggaaggatgctatcatgtctctctggtccttttttccattaaaccagccatgcccagttcctgcaactgttcttcatatgtttgagtCTCCAGTCACttaatcctctttgtggctcttctctggactctttctagaggctcaacatcctttttgcatcgtggcgaccataACTGAATGCAagattccaagtgtgaccttataaagtggtattaacacttcacgggattttgattctctccctctgttgatgcagcctagaactgtgttggcttttttggcagctgctgcacacggctggctcctatttcaatggttgtccactcggactccaaggtccctctcacagttactactgttgagcaaggtaccacctatactctacctgtgcattttgtttttcttgcctaaatgtagagcctgactttttcacccttgaatttcattttgttagataggggcCATTGTTCAAGTTGGTCAAgatccttctttattttgcacctatctacTGGAGTGTTCTCTTCCAACAGGTGTTCTTAGGtcattctctctcatacacaaaaGACCAGAGTGTGATACAATTGGAAGCGGTTGGCCAAGATTCAACAGAGACCTTTGGTTCTTGTCAATCTCCTGCCGCCATGGGGGGCTTTTCCCACCAGGACTCCTGGCGAAAAGGCGTTTGCTCTGGCCGTCGGGGCATCCTCATCATGATGGGACTTCTGGCTGTGGTTACCCTTTCCCTTGCTGTCCTCGGCTTCATAGGTGAGTAGGAAATGTGTCGTGCTGGTAGTTAACCTAACACCATTCACTCACTCACAGCCTCCATTGGTCTGGGGGTGATGGGAGGATATAAGTCTTAGAGAGGTGAATTGAACTCTGTAGTCTTGAGATGATCTGCTTGGGAGcagcataagaacctaagaagagccctgctgaatgggtcCATTGAGTCTAGAATTCTGtgtcacagtggcccatcaattgtccatggggatcttgagcagaaagagaaggcaagaccctccctttcccttgacccccaacaaatggttctcaagggaattctgtctgcctcaaccaacatagaggcggcacttggacatccgtttcaataaccaccatggatacacttggcatccatgaatctgtctaatcctgccttgaagctctccaggctgacaccTATCACGAccacttctggaagggaatcccatcaaccaaggaccctctgggtgaagaaatatttcccttttatttgtcctcactttctcacctgtgagctttagggaggggcccctcgtcctcatattgtgtgatagagaaaagaatatttctctatccaccttttccatcccatgcaggattttattcccttcgatcaagtctccccttaaacaccgtctttcaaggctgaagagaccgaggccttgcaacctggtttcataagggaggggctccattccttggtcattcttgtggcccttttttttgcaccttttccagttccattctagcCTCCTTGAGGTGCggggaccagaactgtacacaggactccaagtgtggcccCACCATCAACTCACCATGCAGTCAGTATATGTGGTACACACACAGTTTAGCTACAGAACGTGCCGAAGGGATTCTGGGATGTGGCATGTTTGGAAAAGAAGCCAGTGGCAACCAAGACCACCGTGTTTCCTGAGATTTCCAGTAGTCCTCTACAAAGTCCACAGAAATGTCTTCTTGGGGGCTTTAGCCACTAGCTGCAAGAGACATGGGAAGATGTTTCTATGACaggaaaccatgatttctgcAGGGTCTggttcagtggtgggttcctaacaGTGTGGTCTTGACCAATAGGAGCCCAGTGATGATGTACGAAGGTCACCTAGAAATcaatgcacatttttttttctgagcctacagtaatggtacgaatctGAAACTTTAGGTATAGATTATTTGAATGGTCAGGAGTGCGtctgtaaattttgcgtttcttcagatggGTAGAGCAGCTGCAGCCATGTTTCAAAATGCCTGTAAGGGATGTACGTTACAAGAagcgtgttgtcattgaatttctcactgcggagaaagaaactgttgggaacattcacaaacgtttgtgtgcaGTTTGTGgggaatctgcagtcaacagaagtacggttagtcgctgggcacagagggtgtgaggccattagaggtgatttgcacagtgcagaaatggcttcatgaccagaacaaggagtggtaccaacagggcctatatgcccttgtgtctctctggaggaaggccatagaacgggatggaaattatgtgggaaaaatagggagtgtagaagaaacatagttccttctctcttttttttgaaatatttttattgaatttttttaaaaggacaaacaaagacacacaacattgaacactcaaggagctgccattgctccgcttatcttagaagtctaactactacaaaaaattaaaacctaactatagtcagatcaatagaaaaataatatacatttatattagatatttattaaatttgactctatgttaattaattactttgtaaaatacttattcaaaaacatATAATATAGCAAATAGCATGTCTAAATTTATTCTACTGTAAaccttttttaaactattaaattctaacttataaaatttcaaaactctAAGTTCAAAACAtagttctttcttgtgtgtaagtttcaataaataattgttgaagaaaacaaATGTGGTACATTACTTTCTGAGTGACCCTCATAATTGCCATAGGAGCTGACGgatggaacggggggggggggtgttagagaTAGAGAGGAATTTCTAGCCAAAGCAAGATATTTTCTCTTGAGACCCAAGGATATCTTCACAGCTGATTGATGGAAGGTGATGCCACCTGTGCCTGTCCACGCCATGAAGGGGGCCATGCGACCGATTGTTTTGAGAAAGTAGAAAAAccttcttttaatttaatttaatctgtgTCAAAATAACCCCTCCTCCACTGCTGACCTTTATCCTTGTCCAAAGCACAATGTAATGTCATCATTACCTATATTACCTGTAATGTCAacctgagcatgcatggaagtgaagTCACATGGTGGGACATGCGTGTGTGCACAGATGCGCACTGGTAGCAAAATGTAACTGGAGCCCGGCTCTGGTCTGGCTGGGTGGAGAAGACCGGCTGGCAATTGCACGCGTTTTCCACAAAACACAGTGTACAGCACAAAATGAAAAAGCCATGCACAAAGGAATGGTTGGAAGGGGCCCAAAATTGAGCAATCCCTTGCAAAGGGATGCAGGAAGGATGTCAAGCCCAGGGAAAGAGTGTGGCGTGGAGGCCCAGACACGGGTTCGAGGAGGTCAGCCAGACACCTGCTTCCTCTCCGCAGGACGCAGCTACTCCACAACTTTGCAGAAGATGAAGGAAGATGTGAAAAGCAGCAATCGCACCTTGGCCGTGGAGTTAGCTGCTCTGGAACAAAAGGGTGAGTCGCACTACCCCAGACTTTGGGGGTGAAAATCTCCTGCAAATCTCTGGGAGTGGGGGTCCATTGCGTGGAGGTGGGGGCAATTTGCAGAATCACTTTCCGGAGTTCGGTTTTCCGTAGATGTTTAGCGCTCTAACCTGGGAGTCTCTGACCTTTGccactttaagactagtggacttcaactcccagggttCCCCAGGAAGCCATGTTGtctgaggagttctgggagtggaagtccacaaggcttaaagtggCCTGGGTTGGAGcgaggctggagaattctgggaattgaagtccaactcTCTTCCAACACTGTAATTTTGAGAAATATTGCTCCGATTTCTCGACGTCTTTTCCAGAGACCAGCAATTTGAAAACTCTCCTAAAAGTTGACCAGATGGTAAAAAACCTCACCgaagaaggcaaggaaggtaaATTTGGGGGAAGGGGAGGTATTCCGCATTCAGGGGAGACCCTCGCTCGGTGGGAGTCAAGACCAACCAGCAACCTTCCCCTTCTCCACTTCCAGTGAAATCCCAGTTCCTGGATCAGATCAGCAAACTTCAAACCACTCTCCAGAAACTGAATTGTGATTTGGAAGACACAAAACACAAGCGGAAAGGTGAGCAGggtctttgggggggggagtgctaggtgtgtgtgtggggggtgacGGCTGTGGGACATTCCCAGCCCAGCATCCTCCCAATCTCTTGATTGcacttacgaccacagttgaaCTTAAAATtcccattgttaagtgaaacatttgctaTGTGAGTCTCGTTCTACTTTAggaccatggttgttaagtaaatcactgccgttgttaaattagtaacatggtcgtTAAACGAATCCGGCTTCCCCGTTAACTttctttgtcagaaggttgcaaaacacAATCACGTGACCTAGGGATACTGCAGCCATTGTAAACATGAGCCACtgggccaagcatctgaatttcgaCCATGGGGAGGTTGCCACCGTCGTAAGTGGGGAACACAGTCCTTGAGTCCCTTGTTTCAGTGCCGTCAcagctttgaacagtcactaaaataATGTTGTAATCCGAAGACTGCCTGTATTGCTGATTGGCTGCCCACTGCTGGCATCGGCTTCCTGCGGCATCCCTGTCCCCTACCCCTGGGCATAGGGGTGTTCCTTGGGCCAGCCATAAAAGGGTGCCCCTTCTCTtgtccctcctctcttctccaaGGTCAGTCGAGTGGCTGCTGCCCCAGAGGTTGGCACCTGTTTGACCGGAGCTGCTACTGGTTGTCCTCTGCCACAAATACCTGGACTGAAGCCAAAGAGGACTGCAAAGAGAAGAACGCACACCTGGTAGTCATTACCAAATACCTAGAGAAGGTCAGTGTTTCCATTTCTCTGTCCATTGAAGAGGGATAGTCAAAGGCTGCCAGACCGGAAGAAGGCTGAGATGGAGGGATACAATCAGTTataatttcattcttcaacacagtGACCCAATTAATAGTCCAGTGAAACACAGTGGACAATAATCTACTCGGGctttagcaaagcatttgacaaagtagaccacaacctatttctccgtaagctagaaaaaagtgggatagatagcTACGCAACCaaatggatagttcaatggatttgcagctggctgaagcgtagacatcagagagttattgttaatggcgagtattctgagcagagtcagtttacaagcggtgtgccacaagggtctgttctgggtcctattctttttattatctttgtgagtgacataggggaagatttggtagggaaagtttgtctatttgccgatgactctaaagtgtgcaatagggttgatattcctggaggggtctgtaatatggtaaatgattt
This genomic interval carries:
- the LOC139175952 gene encoding asialoglycoprotein receptor 1-like — translated: MGGFSHQDSWRKGVCSGRRGILIMMGLLAVVTLSLAVLGFIGRSYSTTLQKMKEDVKSSNRTLAVELAALEQKETSNLKTLLKVDQMVKNLTEEGKEVKSQFLDQISKLQTTLQKLNCDLEDTKHKRKGQSSGCCPRGWHLFDRSCYWLSSATNTWTEAKEDCKEKNAHLVVITKYLEKGFLSRLVKGNNVWIGLKYKNEEWRWDDGTPYTVRRIDWRPNEPNELPDDTLLCTMMYRDGLWREAPCRAPVKWVCEKLAEQ